One Dictyoglomus thermophilum H-6-12 DNA window includes the following coding sequences:
- the murI gene encoding glutamate racemase encodes MSKIGILDSGVGGLSVLKEVYFNNLADEVYFLGDTKYFPYGIKPVEFIQERVFEIVSFFKNFGVEEVIVACNTASSVAYDFLVDNFRDIKIHSIVLGAIEGIKSYTFKKVGVLATKRTKESNIYPNLIHERISKNVEVYVQSCSEGPLLETIEKGIVEGEIIEKEIIKCTDPLVENGIEGLILGCTHLPFIKGVIKNLYPNLFIVDPSLEVVRFLSKTNSIDEKNVEIFVTGEAEEFQAILNKLLGTNWTVKKVSLDRRDISVIKG; translated from the coding sequence ATGAGTAAAATAGGTATTTTAGATTCTGGTGTTGGTGGCCTTTCGGTTCTTAAGGAGGTTTACTTCAATAATTTAGCCGATGAAGTCTATTTTTTAGGGGATACAAAGTATTTTCCTTATGGGATTAAACCTGTAGAGTTTATTCAAGAAAGAGTTTTTGAAATAGTAAGTTTTTTTAAAAACTTTGGCGTGGAAGAGGTGATTGTGGCTTGTAATACCGCATCCTCAGTAGCTTATGATTTTCTGGTAGATAATTTTAGAGATATAAAAATTCATAGTATTGTGTTAGGAGCTATAGAGGGTATTAAAAGTTATACTTTTAAGAAAGTAGGAGTGTTAGCTACAAAAAGAACAAAAGAAAGTAATATATATCCTAACTTAATTCATGAAAGAATTTCAAAAAATGTTGAGGTTTATGTTCAGTCTTGCAGTGAGGGGCCTCTATTAGAAACTATTGAGAAAGGTATTGTAGAAGGTGAAATTATTGAAAAAGAAATAATAAAATGTACTGATCCTTTAGTAGAGAATGGTATTGAAGGACTTATTCTAGGATGTACTCATCTTCCCTTCATAAAAGGAGTAATTAAAAATCTGTACCCAAATCTCTTTATAGTTGATCCCTCTTTAGAGGTAGTAAGATTTTTAAGCAAAACTAACAGTATTGATGAGAAGAATGTGGAAATTTTTGTAACTGGCGAGGCTGAGGAATTCCAGGCTATTCTTAATAAACTCCTGGGGACTAACTGGACTGTTAAGAAAGTGTCTTTAGACAGGAGGGATATAAGTGTTATCAAAGGATAG